The stretch of DNA CGTCGGTCTTCGCGATGTAGACGTCGCAGGGGGCGTTGTGCGCCACGCTGTTCGCAACGCTCCCCAGCACCCTTCCGAGGCCGCGCATCCGCCGGTTGCCGACCACGATCATGCGGGCACCGGAACGCTCGGCCTCGTTGATCAGGGCTTCGGCAGGCTTGCCGCGGGCCGCCGTGTGGGTGATCTTGAGGTCCGGTGTGCGGAGGGCATCCGCGACATTCCTGGCCACCTGCTCCGCCGCTCCGGCGTCGGAGATGATCCACTGGTCACTGCCGCTGCCGAAGACCTCGGTCCTGTCGCTGTCAAAGGCGCTGACCACGTGGAGGGTCGCGCCGAGTGTCGCAGCAAGGTCCTTCGCGGTGCGC from Arthrobacter sp. B3I9 encodes:
- a CDS encoding universal stress protein, whose amino-acid sequence is MSGIIVVGVDGSETALRAARTAKDLAATLGATLHVVSAFDSDRTEVFGSGSDQWIISDAGAAEQVARNVADALRTPDLKITHTAARGKPAEALINEAERSGARMIVVGNRRMRGLGRVLGSVANSVAHNAPCDVYIAKTDVED